In Camelina sativa cultivar DH55 chromosome 13, Cs, whole genome shotgun sequence, the genomic window AAAGCcttgaaacaaatatatcaaaaccATGGTCCACCTACAAAAAGAAGACAGGATATAAGAAACGATAATTTTGTTCAAGGAACCTTTTCATTCAAGAAGCCCTATAGGTTTATAGCTGTTGAGATCGGAATTGAACTGTAGTTACCTCAGCTTCAATTTCATCATAGAGAAATCTCTGCCTCAGAACAACCAGAGCTTGTTGAGCTGAGTCATTATAAATGTCAAAAGGCAGCAGAACACTCTCAAGAAGGCCTGAATTCTGGGCTTCCAGAATGTAGTCTATCAACATCCATGGTAGTGAACACTCAATCGGGAACTGCAGAAGTGAACGTATAACAATTTGTAAGATCAAGTCAGGGCTgatgtgaaaacaaaataaagttatatttCGTATTGCTGCATACCTGAATAACACGTGAAGACTCCAGGTAAAATTCCNTTTCACCATTGTCCAACGCAAAGAGAAATGATGGATCAAGAAGCTCACTGTTGAACTCAACAATTGATGATAAAAGGGTTTAGCTCTTCATTAGTTAACGAAGGGATTGAATATATCAAAAACCATGTAATTAGGTACCTCGCTGACCAACTCTTGTAATATGTGAATATAGACTCCGAAAGCcttgaaacaaatatatcaaaaccATGGTCCACCTACAAAAAGAAGACAGGATATAAGAAACGATAATTTTGTTCAAGGAACCTTTTCATTCAAGAAGCCCTATAGGTTTATAGCTGTTGAGATCGGAATTGAACTCTAGTTACCTCAGCTTCAATTTCATCATAGAGAAATCTCTGCCTCAGAACAACCAGAGCTTGTTGAGCTGAGTCATTATAAATGTCAAAAGGCAGCAGAACACTCTCAAGAAGGCCTGAATTCTGGGCTTCCAGAATGTAGTCTATCAACATCCATGGTAGTGAACACTCAATCGGGAACTGCAGAAGTGAACGTATAACAATTTGTAAGATCAAGTCAGGGCTgatgtgaaaacaaaataaagttatatttCGTATTGCTGCATACCTGAATAACACGTGAAGACTCCAGGTAAAATTCCCTAAACCACAGGAACCCCAGATCAGTCAGAATCCCAATACTTGCTGCAGCCATCATAAATTGAAGTTGAGGAGTCACAAAGTTATTGATATGGCTCAAGTAACTAACCAAAAAGACATTAAGCATGTGGGTTACCCGAGTAATCTAATATGTGCAAGAAAAAGCTGAGCTTGTAAAAGAAAGTTTCTAATTGCTTCAAGTCATTAACAGGAATCTCAGAGCCATTATTTCCAAAGAATCCCCCTGGCCTCCTCAGATTTCCACCAGAGACAACCTCATAAATCAGAAACTGCAAGCAATGCACCTAAAAGAACAAAGCAGCTATAGGTTCAAGTACAGGGTCTTACCATCTGTTGTTGTACCTTAAATAATCATGAAATGGACCCAAACCTGTGCTGCTGTTGGGGCAACTGGCCTTGGATAAAAGAAATTCGATCTGCTTTCATCACTTCCATGTTGTGAAGATGGAATCTCATGTTCGGGCCTGGTATTTGCCATCCAATCAGCTGAGAGTGTCCGCATATCAGAAAGAATCCTGAAATGCAATCATACATATGATACAGTTAACAATATGGAAAGCTCAAGTTTAAGGGGATGTGACttgaaatagaaagaaaataaaggaaaactAATTCACCTTGAgagatctttcttctttcgGAAGGTGGTACGCAACATTGTAGCTAATGTGTTCTGTACAAAATCCTGAACTTCGGCATGTATTGTCTCCCATAAAGCATCTGCAACTAATGTGTCACAGCGCTGCAGCATCGATCCTACACTCTTTATATAGCCAACAAGTTCGACCAAGGCTTTCCTTTCTTCTGTAGTATAATTATACCTCACCACCTATTAAAAAGTATCAAAAACTTGTTACCATAAAAACTTTTCAGAAATTTATCACAAGTATTACCTTCTCGTAATCAGAGTATGATCCGGAGGCTTCCGGAGTCTCTCCTGCATCCCTACATGGGCGAGAGAATTTCCAAGCACATTGCTCCCAAATGCGCGCTGTCCATCTACTTAACAGTTGGAAGCCTTCAACAACCATATCGTACATATTTCCTTTGACCTCTCTGCACCATTCAGTATATGCTCCATCGTTTGACTTCAACAGCAATAACTGCATGAAAGCAAGTGAGAACAACATCCTAGAGACTCTAGATAAGAACACGAAAATTGATGCTGAAGGGATTGAAATAGCCTGAGAACCTGATTCATGGATGATGCAAATCGGATTGTGAAATCATCGTGCTCAGCGCGAAGAGCTCCAATGTGATTGACTATCAGATAGTGTCTctgatatgtaaaatatgttaagGCTAGCAATATTCACAGCATGTGTACAGTTTACAATAATCCAGATAATACTTAATTAGGCACGAAACAGTGAAAATATTAAAGGATATTCTAGCGCTTCACGTGGAGGGAGCTCATGAGGTGCTGGAAGAGTCAGAAGGCGAGTCTGtgatgaaaacttttgaaagtATACCgacaattcttttaaaattgcAGCAGGAGAAAGATGGAGATCTGGAAACGCAGCAATGACAGGATCATTCTGATAACCATAAGAACACAACAAATATGTCAATTAGCGAGTTGGAAAAAGGCTTTGAGGTATATTGGCTATgaataaaaaacttaaacagGTATTAGATGAATTTTCATACCTTGAAAATGTTGATCAATCTGTTCAGTGTTACCCTCTTGTACAAAGCCTCGGTATCTTTCTCAGATGGTGTTGCTAGGACAACAAGAACCGGTAAAACTCGAAGAAGAATATAACGCTCAGGAAAAAGTAGTGCAAAATCCAACTCCAGAGACTCCACGATGAAGACTATGAGAACTTGGAGAATATCTTCCACACTGATATTGCTTTAAGGAATCCAAAAGCTTGAAGTATAGTCAAATAGCACAAGGGACTTGGGCAGCATGTGTATCTCAAATAGAGAAACCCATAATAATGTCTTTAACAGCCACACGATGGTGATACATGTCTGGAAAAAAGGATACTTGTTTACACGGAACATCTCAACATGCAGGTTCAGTAAAATAGCCCATCGTGTACTCAGGAAAATCTGCATACATAAGAAATCACATTTTCATTTACAACAATTCAGGGATTAAGAAATGATTGCAAATACAAGACATGCAAACACCTGTAAGTCATCTAACTCTTCTCTCATTGTATCTGTATCTTGCCACTGCGCACTGACTTGAGTGAATGTTCTGAAAAGAGTGAAACTATCTTCAGAACagaagcttaaaaaaaaaagttctaggAAACTAATTCAACTCTTAAAGAAGTCTTTAATAGATGAAATGATTGGTACCAACCATAGATCTACCTACATTGAAGTGTCCAATTTGTAGAAAAATTAGAAAGGAAAGGTAAACGTATTATATCTTTCACCTCTTGTACCAAGAGAAATCATTAGGAATGCTAGCTTTAGCATTTTTAAGATGATCCAGCTGAACCAAGACGTCAAGCAACTTTAGCATCGACCTATATTAGGTAAAATCATAGTTAAATTCTATTACCGAGGAGCGTTAATCATCGGAGTATCTATACAaaacatcaaagaaaaaaaaatgagaacccACCAAAGATGAGTGACTGTGGGGCCATTGATGCGTCGTTCAGGTCTGGAAAACCGCTGCATGTCAGCAGCTAACTGCACAGATATAGAGCATATATCCACATTATTTCTGATACAGGAATTGAAATAAAACGAGTTGGACGAGGAAAGGTATACACCGCACTTTAGCTGAAGCCGACGATTGCCATCTCTGAATTTCGCGTAAACGACTCATTTCTAAGTCCAAAACCTGATATGTTTCTAGATACAAATCCGCTTGACTATGCTTCATAGATTCGGGAAGctgcatgtatattattaataagAAAGTTATGTATATTATGGAAGAGATATACACAAGTAGACCCAGCAGCAGGTACCATATTGGATCTTATTTCAGTAATTTGACTAATTTCTATCATTCAGTATTATTTATACAGAGAAAGTAGttgttcttgcttttctttttgcatATACTTTGTAGTTCAAAAGATATTCTCACATAGTTGCTACGACGGTTCAAATACCATGAATGAAGAACTATAAATAGCATAATTCTCAAAGTTACTTTCAATCAAGTAAAATGTCTAAAAGTAGACAAGCAATGAGGTACAATAATAGATTTTGCGAGGACCTGAGGTAGTGCTTTAACACAACTTCTATATGTGTATAGAATTGACGCCATCTCTTTTCCTTCTTGAATAAGTGTATTCTGCATACAATTGGTCGAAAACTTGCTTGAAATATAATAAGATCACACCCGCTAAGAAAAGATTATTAACATGAACATAAcccattaaaacaaaaatattagtcAGTCTTTATAAGATGaagcaaatgaagaagaatcatataCCAGCTGGTTAAGAGCTTTTGTGTCTTCTGAGAGAGACAACCGGTATGCTGCAACATCACTATACTCtacataattatcaaaaaaattaaaaaaaaaaacaatcttgatTAATTGGCTTTTTATGGTAAAAGAATGACAAGAGAAGTAAAGAAGCATACCAATGGGACTATCAGTAGCTGCTCTTTCAGCTGAAACCATCACAGCAGGTCCTTGGACTTCTGGTTGCTCATCCtattaacaaaattcaaaaatgaTTCAAGAAAATTCGCTACAGTGACTTCAAATTTTACAAGAAGATAGTCAAGTCTTGAGCATTATCATTGAAACCTATTTATTTTacagctaacaaggcaaaagaTCCGCAGACAAAAATAGGCGAGACATGAAAATAATTTATCAACAAGTCCTCTCATTTCTAGTCAAAATCTTCTGAAATTGAACCCCAGAACGAGAAATTGTAGTCAAAAATGATCCAGAAACCCCCCCacaattttctaaatttaaccaaaaacttAAACATCGGAGTTACCTCTAAGGAGAATGTGGAAAGAGCTGCGATTGCTTCCTCTACAGGAACCGCCATTGTCTTCTATTGACACACCTagaaagatcaaagaagaagaagaagaagcaattatAGCAACATTGGGGCGACTAAAGGAGAAAGCTTTCAACTTTGCGTTTCTTACCCAACAACACGACAATGGAGAGGAGAAGGGAGCTGCTTCTCTACTTCAACCCAATTAATTCGGCTTTTGTTCTCTGATTCCTTATGGACCCAGATCGAGATTTTTGCTATTACTCTGTCTCTACCAAAATTTTCGCAATGTTTgaagctttcattttttttttcttctaaccaaattttttctttttgggtcctcgtttgtatttgtattttcaacctttttaagttttttttttttttttttttaatacatactAGTATTAAAAGTATTTTACTAAATAGAGTCTGGTTTTGTCAAAATTAAGTTTCAAAGCTTTGAGACGAAGCATAACATTTGTGTCTTTTCTATGAAGCAAACTTGATTAGAGGCCACAATCATTCTTTATACTCTCAAACTCAAACCATTTCTTTATGTTGGAAAACATAGTAATACGTGCATGTACTGTATGTAACAAACATATACAGTACACTGAGCATAACATAAAAAGTCACTTCGTAGGtagaatcaaacaacaactccGGATCAGAAGTCAGAACCAGCAGTTGGTATTTATCGGTTTAAACCGTTCATGGTTAACAGCCTAGGGACTGGAAAGGAGTCACTCAAGGTCAAGGACATGCCGTCTGCGTCTAGTCTAACCAGAGATCTTTTGTTTTCAGAAACATATAAATTGAGATATAAAACTCTAAAAAGCGATAACTGTCTTGGATTCCAAAAAAAAGTACTTTCTTTAGCTACATAAATTgagaattaaaattataatggAGATAAAGATGATGCGAAGAAGAAATAGTAAATTATTCATTCCAATGTTTTCAAAAGCCTGAAGAGACCAGCTGCTTCTCGAACCCGAGAAAACTCAATGCAGAAAGCTTGAACTTCTATGAATAGATCCTTCACTGTTACATTTACCccaagaaaaaacatatattacccAACTGTAAAACATAATGATAGACTTCAGATTCCACTGTGACTGTATGATCTTTCTTTGTATTGTTATTAGCAAAGTAAAATACCAAATTTGACAGCAATCAGTCAAAAACAGAGAATGCATACCGTTGATGATGTTGTTACGAATTAAGCTTTGCAAGAAGACGCAAACAAGCCGTACAAGCCTATTCTGCATGTATTTGTCTTGCTGCTACAGATCGAAAACAATATTACTATACCATTAACAAAGCAGCTATACAGAAAAATATGCGCACACTGTAAATCAACATATCCAGagaatcatatacataaaagcaCATAATGCAGAGCACGAGCAGAAGTTATTCACACAAAAACTATAGGATGGCGTTATAGCTATGCATATAATAAAGCTTTGTTTTATGGAAACACAAAAGAaatctttgttttataaaactaatggaaaatcaaaagaaagctTTGTTTAAATACCTTGGCGTTCTCACAAGACGATATGCAATTAGTGATGTACGACCGTATAAATTCCTTGGGAAGTTCAACTGCAGTTGTGAGCCTATTCACAACTTCCATTGAGTGCAGGCTCATGTCCATATTTACTAGAGCTGCCAAAAATTCGCTGCAGAAGCATTCTCAGATTTCcactttaaaagttataaatttgataaaaattaaatgGTGGATGACTTACTCAAGAATCTCTTTGTTGTTATTCAACTTGGTGAGAATCTCAACTGCTATTTGAGGATTGTGCTCTACTAATTGctgaaaaataagaaactagATCACATGATAGGCGAGacgataagaaagaaaagaaaaaaaaaaagcacctgcaagaaaatgaaattacaTACCGGCAGCTTCCGCGCAGTTATTCCACAATGATAGACAAGCTTTGGGTCATTTGTCAATTCTGTAGTGATGTCCTGGccagtaaataaattaaacttgtTATTTTCTTCACTCAAAAGatcaaggtttttaaaatgGATCAATACAAGCAAAAGATGATCAATTAAATCATCACAATCACTATTTCTATTGCATAATTATTTCCATAAACTCTTACTGCAGGTAGTTCCTTCTTAATATCCTAGATCATTAAATCCaatgagaaaggaaaaaatgatAGCATGACTTCTCTCTCAATCCTAGAATATGTCTGCCATAAAATGGCTGCCTGTCTGCCATAAAATGGCTGCCTTAAACGTATGCATATGTAGTTATTGTCCCATTGCTATGTTAGCTCACTTATAAGTGTTAAAGCAAGATAAGCAATAAAATGTTCAATACTTGTATGACTTTATGCGCATATCATGACTTAACAAGCAATAATATACCTCTTGCTCCGAAGGTGAAAGTGTCATCTTTAAACCCTTCACAAGCAAGTCTCTAACTGTTGCACCTCTGCTAGTATCAGCACACATTTTATCATCCCAAACAAGCTCATGCTTGTTATCAGGATCAATCCAAAGCAACTGTAAGAAGTTGAACCATTTAGGTCAGTTCGATAATTTTCCAAACCAAATGAATAATGGGTTAATCTTAGCCTTACCTCGCTCTGATGAACTGAGTACCTTGGTGGACATGGACGGATCCACCTAGGAGCTAATCCCGCCATTGTAGAATTTTCCAATAAGCCAGACAGGGCCTCATCTCTATCACCAGATCCAATTCTGGGATTCCCTCCAGGTTGCACATCGAacctaaaaatattatttgactCAAAGATCATCCATAAAATCAACTTAAATTTTGCACATGAATTATATAACACATAACATTAGGTTTGAGAGGAAAACTGGAAGCTTAGGGGAAATAGATCAGATTCAACTGTACATAACAGTTAGAAAGAAACGGAATTTCCTAACCCATAGGTTACATACTCTGGGGAATCAGGATCACATCCACGAGGCACATCAGGGTCATGCAATAGCTTTTTGAGGGAATAGTCTGCAAAAATGTGACTAGATGGCCCAGGATCGGCTTTGTCGCCATACTCTCGTTGCAGCTCTCCTAGTTCCGGAAAATCCTGACAGAACATCACCATATTAAATTACCAACAAGAAAAGGTTTTTCAAAATGTTCTCCAGGTAATGTTAGGCATAATTAAGGAACAGTtatgaagaagataaaataaattagagatATAACTGGAAAAGAGTATATCTACGCATCAATCACTCTTACATGAGTTGAAGGATCAAACGATCTGATATAATCAACAGCTGACTGTTTGAGAATCTGCAAGGAAGCAAATTATCATTACTTTAATTGATCATGAATACCTACTTAGAATCCACAGGTCACAGAGctcataaaatcataaaaatcaggACTTGAAAATAATATGAGAAACGGAAGAAGGCTTAGAATATGCCTGAAAAAGATAAGTGACCCCAGCAAACAAATTTTCACCAAGGAAAATAGTAGTCTTagagagtatatataaaaagggaATTGCATAACAGCTTTATGCataagttttgaattttcatgGATTTGCAAAACAGAAGCAGGCAAACAGCTCAATAAAACAGCTATATGTGCAGCTATATCCTACCTCTTTCACGTTGTTGTAATTATTCCACTGTAACAGGTGGAGAAGAAATGCTCTCTCAGACTTTTCCAGTTGCTCATTACAAGCAGCCTACAAAATGCAGAGATATTGTTATTCCTTAACACGAGAAGACCAGATcatctaaatattaaaaacatgtTTGCATAAATCAATCTATAGAAAACCAAACACAtcactaaataaaatttagccTCAGGGAATACATGGAAACTCATCATTCTCCATCACCACGCCACTTCGAGAAACAAATGACCTATACTAACTACCAATCTTAACACTTAAATATgcttttgaaaacaaaataatattcagtAACTATAATTCTCCACGGATTAAACAACACACTCATTACATACATAAAGTAGATAATCAACAAGAACAGATGGAGTTCGCATAACGAAGGCTGCTTACACTTATCATTTCAGATAAAAACGGGTTAAAAGATGGCTTCTGGGAAGAATAACACTTGTATATGATACCAAATGCAATTAAACGTTCAGTACCACAAAGCATCTTCTGCTCCtgaaattgaacaaaaaatttcaattcaATTAGTCCACCCAAATCTGAGAATAGACATTAGAAATGGTTATCAAATGTAAACACAGCCTCATATCATCACTCTCGAATTATCCCAGTGAGATTGAACACTAGTAAAGCTAACTCAAACACTAGATTTCCATCCACGAATCCAATACACAAACCATAGAAACGAACAAGAAAAAGTactcatttttatatagaaatgacAAAAAACGAAGCCAAACCCTAGATTCAAATGAAATCCTTCGACTGAAACATCCAAAAACCCCCCTATAAAGCTCGCTACTTTGTCCACACAATCGAGGGACACGAAGCCGGGCATCGagaaaaaagttcaaaaaagagtaaaagaagaaggaatataGCGGGGCGTGAGCAAGACATGCCTGCAACATCATGGAAAGAGAATTGCACACAGCGAGGTGACTAGAGCTCTGCAACTTAGAGTTGAATTCCGATAGAACGGCCTCCATCGGCAGGAGATCCGATTTGAGTAGCGACAGAACAGTCGCCGACTCTTCAATCTTCATAAGCACCGTCGTTGATCGATTCATCCCTAAACCTGGATTCCAAATTTTCaatcaatctctctctgtctctgtagggattttttattttcaaagtttcaTCTCTGAAATAGACCTTATACCTCTTTCTCAGCCAGAAGGGTCCGAGCCTCTCGTGAAGGTCACTTTTGGTAATTTGACTTTATTAACTTTGGTAAGGTTTTAAAGGGTTTTTATACAACTAATATCTCTATTTTGgaattatattaaaatcatataataggagaaactttttttaaaaaaaacatcataatAGGAATaacttaaagaaaaaatattaatagattCAAATTAAGATAAATGCATTAATAGAAAAtcactaaaaataaatacatttttaagttttaagatttAGCTTTTTGACTAgattttaagatttagggtttttttactattttaaaaatatgaatctatgagttgtcacactttttttttcaaaaatttgtcttttttagaaataattgTGTGTTTTGTCAGATTATGATATAAAATGACATTAAACTCCTTcattgatatgtctatatttgagatactaaatataaataaattatatcatttttaaagtcactttttattttatatgcaCATTGATGTTAAAGTGATATATGATGTAAGTACATATGCTTATTAAATTGAATGCCAAATATTATTGATTTGCATCTATATTTAATGTGTGATTGGTTGGGCTGTAAGACTTTTTAGTATTTAAAAgcacttaaaagaaaaaatcttcataTTTTCAATTCTAAGAcacattaaatttaaataacaaaaaatatatatacatttaagtTTTAGACTAGATTCGATTTAGGTTTAAGACTATTTTTAGTATAAGGCCTTGTTCGTTTATTCATTTGGATGGACCATTGAATGAATCATTCATGTGTTGTtcgtttttgtcaaaaaaaaaacataatccagAATCATTCACATAGATCATTTGAATGGGTTTAAAAAATTTaggcaaaaatttgaaattcatttGGATGATTCTAGTTAGACCATTTGGATGAAGATGGTTCATCCAAAAATAACAGGAGAATTATTGATTATccaaataaactatttttttgtcttgtttgtaGGGTCATTTGTCATTGAAATGAATCATTTagatatatcatttaaatagaTCATTTAGATGGAAATGCTAAATGATGAAACGAACATGACCtaaatctttgaatttttaatattttaaaagaaattggTGCTTTTATAAGTAAATTGTGTTATTGTCAGATGCAAAATGACATTAAACTCCTTCATTGATATGTGCGCACAAGATAGTAAATGTATATGTCATATTTAAAGTCACTTTTTATTTATGAGAGATACtaaatgtatataaattatgtcATATTTAAAGTCACTTTTATTTTAGAAGGTAATTATGAATGAATAAATTGTATACTATGTATAGATGCACATATATGTAAAAGCCATATATGATATAAGTATATCAAATTGAATACCAAATATGACCAAAATTATTTACATCTATATGTAATTTGTtatgaacaatacttgggttcacccctagggtgaacctcttcatttACCCACTaataaagtatgaaaataaaatttgtatccattattataaattttaaaacttaaactgctcttttataaattcaaaccaatatataatttcattctaattgtaaaatctaaaccctaaccat contains:
- the LOC104735899 gene encoding protein PIR-like; translation: MAVPVEEAIAALSTFSLEDEQPEVQGPAVMVSAERAATDSPIEYSDVAAYRLSLSEDTKALNQLNTLIQEGKEMASILYTYRSCVKALPQLPESMKHSQADLYLETYQVLDLEMSRLREIQRWQSSASAKLAADMQRFSRPERRINGPTVTHLWSMLKLLDVLVQLDHLKNAKASIPNDFSWYKRTFTQVSAQWQDTDTMREELDDLQIFLSTRWAILLNLHVEMFRVNNVEDILQVLIVFIVESLELDFALLFPERYILLRVLPVLVVLATPSEKDTEALYKRVTLNRLINIFKNDPVIAAFPDLHLSPAAILKELSVYFQKFSSQTRLLTLPAPHELPPREALEYQRHYLIVNHIGALRAEHDDFTIRFASSMNQLLLLKSNDGAYTEWCREVKGNMYDMVVEGFQLLSRWTARIWEQCAWKFSRPCRDAGETPEASGSYSDYEKVVRYNYTTEERKALVELVGYIKSVGSMLQRCDTLVADALWETIHAEVQDFVQNTLATMLRTTFRKKKDLSRILSDMRTLSADWMANTRPEHEIPSSQHGSDESRSNFFYPRPVAPTAAQVHCLQFLIYEVVSGGNLRRPGGFFGNNGSEIPVNDLKQLETFFYKLSFFLHILDYSASIGILTDLGFLWFREFYLESSRVIQFPIECSLPWMLIDYILEAQNSGLLESVLLPFDIYNDSAQQALVVLRQRFLYDEIEAEVDHGFDIFVSRLSESIFTYYKSWSASELLDPSFLFALDNGEKFSIQPVRFTALFKMTKVKILGRTINLRSLIAQRMNKIFRENLEFLFDRFESQDLCAVVELEKLIDILKHSHELLSQDLSIDPFSLMLNEMQENISLVSFSSRLATQIWSEMQSDFLPNFILCNTTQRFVRSSKVPPTQKPSVPSAKPSFYCGTQDLNAAHQSFARLHSGFFGIPHLFSIVKLLGSRSLPWLIRALLDHISNKITTLEPMISGLQEAMPRSIGLLSFDGGVTGCMKLIREQLNWGSKSELKSEVLRGIKEIGSVIYTMGLLDIVLREIDTKRFMQTAPWLGLIPGAEGQIVNAQDGESPLVNLLKSATSAVVSSPGCLNPAAFYTMSKQAEAADLLYKANMNGGSVLEYTLAFTSASLDKYCSKWSAPPKTGFIDITTSKDFYRIYGGLQIGYLEEVTAPQSAQYEVLGDSIAWGGCTIIYLLGQQLHFELFDFSYQVLNVSEVETVSASHTHRNPQIHQGWEGLLEGMKKARRLNNHVFSMLKARCPLEDKTACAIKQSGAPLPRVRFENTVSAFETLPQKGTVG
- the LOC104735900 gene encoding CCR4-NOT transcription complex subunit 11 isoform X1, whose translation is MNRSTTVLMKIEESATVLSLLKSDLLPMEAVLSEFNSKLQSSSHLAVCNSLSMMLQEQKMLCGTERLIAFGIIYKCYSSQKPSFNPFLSEMISAACNEQLEKSERAFLLHLLQWNNYNNVKEILKQSAVDYIRSFDPSTHDFPELGELQREYGDKADPGPSSHIFADYSLKKLLHDPDVPRGCDPDSPEFDVQPGGNPRIGSGDRDEALSGLLENSTMAGLAPRWIRPCPPRYSVHQSELLWIDPDNKHELVWDDKMCADTSRGATVRDLLVKGLKMTLSPSEQEDITTELTNDPKLVYHCGITARKLPQLVEHNPQIAVEILTKLNNNKEILDEFLAALVNMDMSLHSMEVVNRLTTAVELPKEFIRSYITNCISSCENAKQQDKYMQNRLVRLVCVFLQSLIRNNIINVKDLFIEVQAFCIEFSRVREAAGLFRLLKTLE
- the LOC104735900 gene encoding CCR4-NOT transcription complex subunit 11 isoform X2, whose translation is MNRSTTVLMKIEESATVLSLLKSDLLPMEAVLSEFNSKLQSSSHLAVCNSLSMMLQEQKMLCGTERLIAFGIIYKCYSSQKPSFNPFLSEMISAACNEQLEKSERAFLLHLLQWNNYNNVKEILKQSAVDYIRSFDPSTHDFPELGELQREYGDKADPGPSSHIFADYSLKKLLHDPDVPRGCDPDSPEFDVQPGGNPRIGSGDRDEALSGLLENSTMAGLAPRWIRPCPPRYSVHQSELLWIDPDNKHELVWDDKMCADTSRGATVRDLLVKGLKMTLSPSEQEDITTELTNDPKLVYHCGITARKLPQLVEHNPQIAVEILTKLNNNKEILDEFLAALVNMDMSLHSMEVVNRLTTAVELPKEFIRSYITNCISSCENAKQDKYMQNRLVRLVCVFLQSLIRNNIINVKDLFIEVQAFCIEFSRVREAAGLFRLLKTLE